One window of the Fusobacterium animalis 7_1 genome contains the following:
- a CDS encoding bifunctional 5,10-methylenetetrahydrofolate dehydrogenase/5,10-methenyltetrahydrofolate cyclohydrolase, with product MLMDGKELAKDIKAKIKAEIDDIKRIYNVNPTVASILVGDNQASQVYLNSQIKSYQDLGIGVQKYFFSKEISEAYLLNLIDKLNKDTEVDGIMINLPLPPQISATKVLNRIKLIKDVDGFKAENLGLLFQNNEDFISPSTPAGIMALIEGYNIDLEGKDVVVVGRSNIVGKPVAALVLNNHGTVTICNSHTRNLAEKTKNADVLISAVGKPKFITEDMVKEGAVVIDVGINRVNGKLEGDVDFENVQKKASHITPVPGGVGALTVAMLLSNILKSFKANRGII from the coding sequence ATGTTAATGGATGGAAAAGAGTTAGCAAAAGATATTAAAGCTAAAATAAAAGCAGAGATTGATGATATTAAAAGAATATATAATGTCAATCCAACTGTGGCTTCAATATTGGTGGGAGATAATCAGGCTTCACAAGTATATCTAAATTCACAGATAAAATCATATCAAGATTTAGGGATAGGAGTTCAAAAATATTTTTTTAGTAAAGAAATATCTGAAGCTTATCTTTTAAATTTAATAGATAAATTAAATAAAGATACAGAAGTTGATGGGATAATGATAAATTTACCTCTACCTCCTCAAATAAGTGCCACAAAGGTTTTGAATAGGATAAAACTTATTAAAGATGTAGATGGTTTTAAAGCGGAAAATTTAGGTTTATTATTTCAAAATAATGAAGATTTTATATCTCCATCTACACCAGCAGGAATAATGGCTCTGATAGAAGGATATAATATTGATTTAGAAGGAAAAGATGTAGTTGTAGTAGGTAGAAGTAATATAGTTGGAAAACCTGTTGCAGCTTTGGTATTAAATAATCATGGGACAGTTACTATCTGCAATAGTCATACAAGAAATTTAGCAGAAAAAACTAAAAATGCTGATGTATTAATATCAGCAGTAGGTAAACCTAAATTTATTACAGAAGATATGGTAAAAGAAGGTGCAGTAGTAATAGATGTTGGAATAAATAGAGTTAATGGAAAATTAGAGGGGGATGTTGATTTTGAAAATGTTCAAAAGAAAGCTTCACATATAACACCTGTTCCAGGAGGAGTAGGGGCATTAACAGTTGCTATGTTATTGTCTAATATTTTAAAATCATTTAAAGCAAATAGAGGAATAATTTAA
- the fmt gene encoding methionyl-tRNA formyltransferase: protein MRIIFMGTPMFALPSLEKIYKEHEVIAVFTKADKPNARGKKINYSPIKEFALANNLRIYQPETFKDEALIEEIKNMQPDLIVVVAYGKILPKEVLDIPKYGIINLHSSLLPRFRGAAPINAAIINGDKKSGVSIMYVEEELDAGDVILQEETEITDEDTFLSLHDRLKDIGADLLLKAIELIEKGEAKAKKQDKNLVTFVKPFKKEDCKIDWTKKSREIFNFIRGMNPVPTAFSNLNGTIIKIYETKINDKVYNNATCGEIVEYLKGKGIIVKTADGSLIITSAKPENKKQMSGVDLINGKFLKIGEKLC, encoded by the coding sequence ATGAGAATTATTTTTATGGGAACACCTATGTTTGCTCTTCCCAGTTTAGAAAAAATTTATAAAGAACATGAAGTAATAGCAGTATTCACAAAAGCTGATAAACCTAATGCTAGAGGAAAAAAAATAAACTATTCTCCAATAAAAGAATTTGCTTTGGCTAATAATTTAAGAATTTATCAGCCTGAAACTTTTAAAGATGAGGCTTTAATTGAGGAAATAAAAAATATGCAACCTGATTTAATAGTGGTAGTTGCTTATGGAAAAATTTTACCAAAAGAAGTGTTGGATATTCCTAAGTATGGTATAATAAATTTACATTCTTCATTGTTACCAAGATTTAGAGGTGCAGCACCTATAAATGCAGCTATAATAAATGGTGATAAAAAAAGTGGAGTGTCTATAATGTATGTTGAGGAAGAGTTAGATGCAGGAGATGTAATTCTTCAAGAAGAAACAGAAATTACAGATGAAGATACTTTTCTAAGTTTACATGATAGATTAAAAGATATAGGGGCAGATTTGTTACTTAAAGCTATTGAACTTATAGAAAAAGGAGAAGCAAAAGCCAAAAAGCAAGATAAGAATTTAGTAACATTTGTAAAACCTTTTAAAAAGGAAGATTGTAAAATAGATTGGACTAAGAAAAGTAGAGAAATTTTTAACTTTATTAGAGGAATGAACCCAGTTCCAACAGCTTTTTCAAATTTGAATGGAACAATAATAAAGATATATGAAACAAAAATTAATGATAAAGTTTACAATAATGCAACTTGTGGAGAAATAGTTGAATATTTAAAAGGAAAAGGAATTATTGTAAAAACCGCTGATGGAAGCCTTATAATAACTTCTGCTAAACCAGAAAATAAGAAACAGATGTCAGGTGTAGACTTGATAAATGGAAAGTTTTTAAAAATAGGTGAAAAACTATGTTAA
- the nrdR gene encoding transcriptional regulator NrdR produces the protein MKCPFCSSEDTKVIDSRTTIDGSTKRRRECNNCLKRFSTYERFEESPIYVVKKDNRRVKYEREKLLRGLTFATVKRNISREQLDKIITDIERGLQNSLVSEISSKELGEKVLEKLRELDQVAYVRFASVYKEFNDIKSFIEIVEEIKKD, from the coding sequence ATGAAATGTCCTTTTTGTAGTTCAGAAGATACAAAAGTAATTGACAGCAGAACGACGATAGATGGCTCTACAAAGAGAAGAAGAGAATGTAACAATTGTTTAAAAAGATTTAGTACCTATGAAAGATTTGAAGAAAGTCCAATATATGTGGTAAAAAAAGATAATAGGCGTGTAAAATATGAAAGAGAAAAACTTTTAAGAGGGCTTACCTTTGCAACAGTTAAAAGAAATATCAGTAGAGAGCAGCTAGATAAAATTATTACAGATATTGAAAGGGGTTTACAAAATTCTTTGGTAAGTGAGATAAGTAGCAAAGAGTTAGGAGAAAAGGTTTTAGAAAAATTAAGAGAGCTTGATCAAGTGGCTTATGTAAGATTTGCTTCTGTATACAAAGAATTTAATGATATTAAATCTTTTATAGAGATTGTTGAAGAAATTAAAAAGGATTAG
- a CDS encoding PTS sugar transporter subunit IIA, which translates to MVNSIKITDYITEDLIDLDLKSKNREGILVELSELLEKSPNITGEESDIYKALVDRERLGSTGIGKGVAIPHAKTESAKGLTVAFGVSKEGIDFNSLDEEEVHLFFVFASPNKDSQIYLKVLARISRLIREEEFRDNLFNCKTPKEVIDCIREKEES; encoded by the coding sequence ATGGTAAATTCTATAAAAATAACAGATTATATCACAGAAGATTTAATAGATTTAGATTTAAAGTCAAAAAATAGAGAAGGTATTTTAGTAGAGCTGTCAGAATTATTAGAAAAATCACCTAATATTACAGGTGAGGAAAGTGATATTTATAAGGCTTTAGTTGATAGAGAAAGGTTAGGTAGTACAGGGATTGGAAAGGGAGTGGCTATACCTCATGCTAAAACCGAAAGTGCAAAAGGACTTACTGTTGCTTTTGGTGTAAGTAAAGAGGGTATAGATTTTAATTCATTAGATGAAGAAGAAGTACATCTATTTTTTGTCTTTGCTTCACCTAACAAGGACAGTCAAATTTACTTAAAAGTTTTAGCCCGAATTTCAAGGCTTATAAGAGAAGAAGAATTTAGAGATAATTTATTTAATTGCAAAACTCCAAAAGAAGTTATAGATTGCATAAGAGAAAAAGAAGAAAGTTAG
- the recO gene encoding DNA repair protein RecO: MIFLRGKGIVISKRDIEEADRYITIFMEDYGKVSTVIKGIRKSKKRDKTAVDILSLTDFQFYKKNDSLIISNFSTIKDYIGIKSDIDKINIAFYIFSILNQILVENGRNRKIYEVLEKTLNYLDVSNDERKNYLLILYFLYIIIKEEGISIENDNDMEELQVEVQTQRKVEIDDNVKKILQYLFENNLKVVINDEKYKVDYIKKAILVLENYINFNLDTNINAKKILWGALLW, encoded by the coding sequence ATGATATTTTTAAGAGGTAAAGGTATTGTTATATCAAAGAGAGATATTGAAGAAGCAGATAGATATATTACAATATTTATGGAAGATTATGGAAAGGTTTCTACTGTTATAAAGGGTATAAGGAAAAGTAAAAAAAGAGATAAAACAGCAGTGGATATATTGTCATTAACTGATTTTCAATTTTATAAAAAAAATGATAGTTTGATAATTTCAAATTTTTCTACTATTAAAGACTATATAGGTATAAAATCTGATATAGACAAAATAAATATAGCTTTCTATATATTTTCTATATTAAATCAAATTTTAGTGGAAAATGGTAGAAATAGAAAAATTTATGAGGTTTTAGAAAAAACTCTTAATTATTTAGATGTATCAAATGATGAGAGAAAAAATTATCTTTTAATCCTGTACTTTCTATATATTATTATCAAAGAAGAAGGAATTTCTATTGAAAATGACAATGATATGGAGGAACTTCAAGTTGAGGTACAGACTCAAAGAAAAGTAGAAATAGATGATAATGTAAAAAAAATATTGCAATATCTATTTGAAAATAATTTAAAAGTGGTAATTAATGATGAAAAATATAAAGTAGATTATATAAAAAAAGCAATATTGGTATTAGAAAATTATATTAATTTTAATCTGGACACCAATATAAATGCTAAAAAAATATTATGGGGGGCTTTATTATGGTAA
- a CDS encoding LolA family protein codes for MKKYLILLFILIQGLVFSATKSLSDIKTLKFDVVEKTNIKSKKREISYKIDFILPNKIKKEVTAPELNKGEIYIYDYSKNKKVVYLPMFNEVKETQIVDDENRIIKAINKIIEEEKKNKEFSKNYNAKKPQSLNIDEQVTVDILSYIEVEGYILPEVVDIKDSGTKVGNIKISNLQINPKLEEKTILNVPKK; via the coding sequence ATGAAAAAATATTTAATACTATTATTTATACTTATACAAGGGCTAGTTTTTTCAGCAACTAAGAGTTTATCTGATATAAAGACATTAAAATTTGATGTTGTAGAAAAAACTAATATAAAATCAAAAAAGAGAGAAATTAGTTATAAGATTGATTTTATATTACCAAATAAAATTAAAAAAGAAGTTACAGCACCTGAATTAAACAAAGGAGAAATATATATATATGACTATTCAAAGAATAAAAAAGTAGTGTATTTACCTATGTTTAATGAAGTGAAAGAAACTCAGATAGTAGATGATGAAAATAGAATAATAAAGGCAATAAATAAAATAATAGAAGAAGAAAAGAAAAATAAAGAATTTAGCAAAAATTACAATGCTAAAAAACCTCAAAGTTTAAATATAGATGAACAAGTAACAGTAGATATTTTAAGTTATATTGAAGTTGAGGGCTATATTCTTCCAGAAGTTGTGGATATAAAAGATAGTGGAACTAAGGTGGGAAATATAAAAATAAGTAATTTACAAATAAATCCTAAATTAGAAGAAAAAACAATACTAAATGTTCCTAAAAAATAG
- the mreC gene encoding rod shape-determining protein MreC: MKKESKIKILLPILAVIIVTVLIFNRLLFKLKDQVDKVALPIQSKVYNVANRAISLKDIIFSYEDIIAENENLKKENMELKIQKERNQKILEENERLSKLLEMKENSIYKGSLKFARVSFSDINNLNNKIFIDLGKKDGIKVDMIAVYGDYLVGKIIDVYSDYSVVELITNPNSIISAKTEADILGIARGSDEEDGLLYFQPSIVEDNLKEGEEIVTSGVSNIFPEGIKIGKIENIDDKENYSYKRITIKPPFESKDLKELIVIGHENTINKPIVKEEETEEVEEKGEEGK, encoded by the coding sequence ATGAAAAAAGAAAGCAAAATAAAAATTCTTTTACCAATATTGGCAGTGATAATTGTTACAGTTTTAATTTTTAATAGGCTTTTATTCAAGTTAAAGGATCAAGTTGATAAAGTCGCATTACCAATTCAAAGTAAGGTATACAATGTAGCCAATAGAGCAATTAGTTTAAAAGATATAATTTTTTCTTATGAAGATATAATAGCAGAAAATGAAAATTTAAAAAAAGAAAATATGGAATTAAAAATTCAAAAGGAAAGAAATCAAAAAATACTTGAAGAAAATGAAAGACTATCAAAACTTTTAGAAATGAAGGAAAATAGTATTTATAAAGGAAGTTTAAAATTTGCTAGAGTTAGTTTTAGTGATATAAATAATCTTAATAATAAAATTTTTATAGATTTAGGTAAAAAAGATGGAATAAAAGTTGATATGATAGCTGTTTATGGAGATTATTTAGTTGGGAAAATTATAGATGTTTATAGTGATTATTCTGTGGTTGAGTTAATTACAAATCCTAATTCTATTATAAGTGCTAAAACAGAGGCAGATATTTTAGGAATTGCAAGAGGTAGTGATGAAGAAGATGGGCTTTTGTATTTTCAACCTTCAATAGTTGAGGATAACTTAAAAGAAGGGGAAGAAATAGTTACATCAGGAGTTAGTAATATTTTTCCTGAGGGTATAAAAATTGGAAAAATTGAAAATATAGATGATAAAGAAAATTATAGTTATAAAAGGATTACAATAAAACCACCTTTTGAAAGTAAAGATTTAAAGGAATTGATAGTGATAGGACATGAAAACACTATCAACAAACCAATAGTTAAAGAAGAAGAAACAGAAGAGGTGGAAGAAAAAGGAGAAGAAGGCAAATGA
- a CDS encoding MFS transporter: MKKSIIGLLWGESTLKVMAILYDSVITAFLLQFGLKNTQIGLLWSVILLTQMLFDYPTGSFADRYGRLKIFTIGMALTGSAIVMMAYSVNISMLYISAILMGIGESQISGTLFPWFVNSLDKVENLQEKEEYILKSNGQVQYSTNIIGILTGFAISFFNLDYKFILILAGTFQAINGILIYFSFQDNKSIEANLIKIGKKSFQIFLKENKLWIYTLAMTIHYSFYSVHLFIWQPRANLLGVIGSKLTGINSVYLSCLVVSGLIIKYIKRIKNYLYLLCVILIPVSLITIYQSQNLILYILGTILLGLSNGMVAPQIMSTVHYFIPDEVRSSVISLLSSLSSIFLIFLQVIIGKILDIKGNYYLEMLCILFGIIYIICITLILKWLKENKKAIVN, translated from the coding sequence ATGAAAAAGAGTATAATAGGTTTACTTTGGGGAGAAAGTACCTTAAAAGTTATGGCAATATTGTATGATTCAGTCATAACAGCTTTTTTATTACAGTTTGGCTTAAAAAATACTCAAATAGGTTTACTTTGGTCTGTTATTTTGCTGACACAAATGTTATTTGATTATCCTACTGGAAGCTTTGCAGATAGATATGGTAGACTAAAAATTTTCACTATTGGTATGGCATTAACAGGAAGTGCCATAGTTATGATGGCATATAGTGTTAATATAAGTATGTTATATATTTCAGCTATATTAATGGGAATTGGAGAATCTCAAATAAGTGGTACATTATTTCCTTGGTTTGTAAATAGTTTAGATAAGGTAGAAAATCTACAAGAGAAAGAAGAATATATTTTAAAAAGTAATGGACAAGTTCAATATTCTACTAATATTATAGGAATTTTAACAGGATTTGCAATTTCTTTTTTTAATTTAGATTATAAATTTATACTTATTCTTGCAGGAACATTTCAAGCCATAAATGGAATTTTAATTTATTTTTCTTTTCAAGATAATAAAAGTATAGAAGCAAACTTAATAAAGATTGGAAAGAAAAGTTTTCAAATATTTTTGAAAGAAAATAAATTATGGATATATACTCTTGCAATGACTATTCATTATTCTTTCTATTCAGTCCACCTTTTTATATGGCAGCCTAGAGCAAATTTATTAGGAGTTATTGGAAGTAAACTCACTGGAATTAATAGTGTATATTTATCATGTTTGGTAGTTAGTGGACTTATTATTAAATATATAAAAAGAATTAAAAATTATTTATATCTTTTATGTGTAATTTTAATTCCTGTATCTTTGATAACTATTTATCAATCCCAAAATCTTATTTTATATATTTTAGGGACAATTCTTTTAGGACTTAGTAATGGTATGGTAGCACCTCAAATTATGAGTACAGTTCATTATTTTATTCCAGATGAAGTGAGGTCATCAGTTATATCTTTGCTTAGTTCTCTATCAAGTATCTTTTTAATATTTTTACAAGTGATAATTGGAAAAATATTGGATATAAAAGGAAATTATTATCTTGAAATGTTATGTATATTGTTTGGAATTATTTATATCATTTGTATAACATTGATTTTAAAATGGCTAAAAGAAAATAAAAAAGCTATTGTAAATTAA